From Marinobacter alexandrii, one genomic window encodes:
- a CDS encoding DUF4136 domain-containing protein has product MKKWFLILLAVGACSPKIVSYVNSKADFKNFETYRLVSAKLESKNVTPESTLLLDQIKENIHNQMSKRNYQKSSVSPDLTLRYEISSSTRVESSNQTSPYFSRNQFSSRTIYESVLLLELFDQKKKLVWQGSYDLKQERKEKKATRAIEKAVAYTFTSYPYNALSSQQDEALKIVVKKKKK; this is encoded by the coding sequence ATGAAAAAGTGGTTTTTAATTCTCCTAGCCGTAGGTGCTTGTAGTCCTAAAATAGTTTCGTACGTCAATTCTAAAGCTGATTTCAAGAATTTTGAAACATACCGGCTTGTAAGTGCTAAACTGGAATCGAAAAACGTCACTCCAGAAAGCACTTTGCTACTTGATCAAATCAAGGAGAATATTCATAATCAAATGTCGAAACGTAACTACCAAAAATCCAGTGTTTCCCCTGATCTTACTTTAAGATATGAAATTTCCTCTTCCACAAGAGTAGAATCTAGTAATCAGACAAGTCCGTATTTTTCAAGAAATCAGTTTTCCAGCAGAACGATCTACGAATCAGTTCTCTTATTGGAGCTCTTCGATCAAAAAAAGAAATTAGTTTGGCAAGGCAGCTATGATCTAAAACAGGAAAGAAAGGAAAAAAAAGCTACTCGAGCCATCGAAAAAGCAGTGGCCTATACTTTCACATCATATCCTTATAATGCACTATCAAGTCAGCAAGATGAAGCCTTGAAAATTGTTGTAAAGAAAAAGAAAAAATAA